In Helianthus annuus cultivar XRQ/B chromosome 9, HanXRQr2.0-SUNRISE, whole genome shotgun sequence, the following are encoded in one genomic region:
- the LOC110876886 gene encoding uncharacterized protein LOC110876886 — translation MNYWFRWDTSVNRELIHQVIEAIEENFTSSEQVNCRGRKPKKKEKASHRRFAGKALNPPPEVSVSPPYDISLVEECAKEEHEVVEESPETDATARRGLPEVKGLFNWRLWGLWSP, via the coding sequence ATGAACTACTGGTTCCGGTGGGACACGTCTGTTAACCGAGAGCTAATTCATCAAGTAATTGAAGCTATTGAAGAAAACTTTACCAGTAGTGAACAGGTTAACTGTCGCGGCCGTAAACCTAAGAAGAAAGAGAAGGCGAGTCATCGGAGGTTCGCCGGAAAAGCTTTAAATCCTCCGCCAGAGGTTTCGGTTTCGCCTCCGTATGACATCTCATTagttgaagaatgtgcaaaggaAGAACATGAGGTAGTGGAGGAGTCGCCGGAGACGGATGCAACGGCGAGAAGAGGACTTCCGGAAGTGAAAGGGTTGTTTAACTGGCGTTTGTGGGGACTTTGGAGTCCGTGA
- the LOC110879889 gene encoding cyclin-dependent kinase G-2, whose translation MAAGRHNFLSKRQEAVSYRSRSSTQFTKVSDERNGFIDGSTRKRKVSQLVWDRFDEKQVKICSKNRVYSTSSVVSRFSSPEIGSVAGKTECRISSVESVVSNVSDDVESPRLLAANSPEDGEYVVAPNLSKSKWAFEDSPRLESDVTYSSPESGEFKQDEVFLSDEDTNNVDEKVAGASSGYLSSESDDENETSLCTGSGIWPSCRHVTEYERLGKINEGTYGVVHKARDKKTGEVVALKKVKLGSDREGFPVTALREINILGMLQHPSLVEMKEVVTDDFDGVYMVMECVDHELKGYMERMKQPFSQGEVKRLMIQLLEGVAYLHDNYVMHRDLKTSNLLLNSDGELKICDFGMSRHYASPLKPYTSLVVTLWYRAPELLLGMKNYSTAIDMWSVGCIMAELLSGKPLFDGNKEVEQIDKIFRTLGTPNESIWSGYSKLPGVKPNFVKQPYSLLRKKFPVAVFRGSPMLTELGFDLLNKFLTYDPEKRITAREALDHGWFREAPLPAEHVRICR comes from the coding sequence ATGGCGGCAGGACGACACAACTTCTTGAGCAAAAGACAAGAAGCTGTTTCTTATAGATCCAGATCCAGCACTCAATTTACTAAAGTTTCAGATGAAAGAAACGGGTTCATTGATGGATCTACGAGGAAGAGAAAGGTTTCACAGCTTGTGTGGGACAGATTTGATGAGAAGCAAGTGAAGATTTGTTCTAAGAACAGAGTTTATTCCACTAGCTCTGTTGTTAGTCGCTTTTCGTCGCCTGAAATCGGTTCGGTTGCTGGTAAAACTGAATGTCGAATTTCTTCTGTTGAGTCTGTTGTTTCTAATGTTTCAGATGATGTGGAATCACCAAGGTTGTTGGCTGCAAATTCTCCCGAAGATGGAGAGTATGTTGTGGCTCCGAACTTATCGAAATCGAAGTGGGCGTTTGAAGACTCGCCAAGACTCGAATCTGATGTTACTTATTCAAGCCCGGAGAGTGGTGAATTCAAGCAAGATGAGGTGTTTTTGTCAGATGAAGATACAAACAATGTTGATGAAAAGGTTGCCGGTGCTAGCTCGGGTTACTTAAGCTCGGAAAGTGATGACGAGAATGAAACTTCGTTATGCACCGGATCAGGCATATGGCCGAGTTGTAGACATGTGACTGAATACGAGAGATTGGGTAAGATTAATGAAGGCACTTACGGTGTCGTTCACAAAGCTAGGGATAAGAAAACCGGAGAAGTTGTGGCGTTGAAGAAGGTGAAGTTGGGGAGTGACAGAGAAGGTTTCCCGGTGACAGCTTTAAGGGAGATTAACATTCTCGGTATGTTACAACACCCGTCTCTCGTAGAAATGAAGGAAGTTGTTACAGACGATTTCGATGGTGTTTATATGGTTATGGAGTGTGTTGATCATGAACTTAAAGGGTATATGGAACGAATGAAGCAGCCGTTTAGTCAAGGCGAGGTGAAACGCCTTATGATACAGCTTCTGGAGGGTGTGGCTTATCTTCATGATAACTATGTGATGCATAGGGATTTGAAGACATCAAACTTGCTGTTGAACAGCGATGGTGAGTTGAAGATTTGCGACTTCGGGATGTCTCGGCACTATGCGAGTCCGCTTAAACCGTATACTTCTTTGGTGGTCACACTTTGGTACAGGGCGCCTGAGCTTCTTTTGGGGATGAAAAATTATTCAACTGCTATTGACATGTGGTCGGTGGGTTGTATAATGGCGGAGTTGCTGTCTGGTAAACCGCTTTTTGATGGCAACAAGGAAGTTGAGCAGATTGACAAGATTTTCAGAACGCTTGGAACACCGAATGAGTCTATATGGTCTGGGTACTCGAAGCTTCCAGGTGTCAAACCCAACTTTGTCAAACAACCGTATAGTCTTTTGAGGAAGAAGTTTCCTGTGGCTGTTTTTAGAGGTTCACCTATGCTTACCGAGTTGGGATTTgatctgttgaacaagtttctAACGTATGATCCGGAGAAGAGGATAACTGCGAGAGAAGCTCTTGATCATGGATGGTTTCGTGAGGCTCCTCTTCCTGCTGAACATGTTAGGATTTGTAGATAG